In Enterobacteriaceae bacterium Kacie_13, the following proteins share a genomic window:
- a CDS encoding diaminobutyrate--2-oxoglutarate transaminase yields MMTDKVRIDNLGANSLHGNNETYLARQAEFESNVRSYPRKLPLAIAKANGVWITDVEDNQYLDCLAGAGTLALGHNHPDVLQSIQTVITSGLPLHTLDLTTPLKDQFSEYLLSLLPQQGKEYCLQFTGPSGADAVEAALKLAKKYTGRSGVISFSGGYHGMTHGALAVTGNLSPKEAVNGMMPEVQFMPYPHQYRCPLGIGGDAGVKALTYYFDNLINDVESGVRKPAAVILEAVQGEGGVNPAPAEWLQRIRKVTQEHGILLILDEVQAGFCRTGKQFAFEHAGIEPDIIVMSKAVGGGLPLAVLGIKKQFDAWSPGHHTGTFRGNQLAMATGLTTLKILKEEKIAEKVAAQGEWLKGKLADMQKRYPVIGNVRGLGLMIGIEIVKPNEAQDHMGCYPADGDLSALLQKKCFEAGLILERGGRNGCVLRLLPSLLITNDELGIFLDKFEQALLAAGVKPV; encoded by the coding sequence ATGATGACGGATAAAGTCCGTATTGATAATTTAGGTGCGAATTCATTACATGGAAACAATGAAACCTATTTGGCGAGACAAGCTGAATTTGAATCGAACGTCAGGAGCTATCCACGTAAATTGCCGTTAGCGATTGCTAAAGCAAACGGCGTGTGGATCACAGATGTTGAAGATAATCAATATCTTGACTGCCTGGCGGGCGCAGGAACGTTAGCCCTTGGACATAACCATCCTGACGTGCTGCAAAGCATCCAAACTGTCATTACCAGCGGCTTGCCGTTACATACACTGGATCTGACAACGCCGTTGAAAGACCAGTTCTCTGAATATCTGCTTTCTTTATTGCCGCAACAGGGCAAAGAGTATTGCCTCCAGTTCACCGGCCCATCTGGCGCCGATGCGGTGGAAGCTGCGTTGAAACTGGCCAAAAAGTACACCGGCCGTTCCGGCGTGATCAGCTTCTCCGGCGGCTATCACGGCATGACCCATGGCGCGCTGGCGGTCACAGGTAACCTGTCACCGAAAGAAGCTGTTAACGGCATGATGCCTGAAGTGCAGTTTATGCCTTACCCGCACCAATACCGTTGCCCGCTGGGCATTGGCGGTGACGCGGGCGTTAAAGCATTAACGTATTACTTTGATAACCTGATCAACGACGTTGAAAGCGGCGTGCGTAAGCCTGCGGCGGTCATTCTGGAAGCCGTTCAGGGTGAAGGTGGCGTGAACCCGGCACCTGCCGAGTGGTTGCAGCGTATCCGTAAAGTGACTCAGGAACATGGCATTCTGCTGATCCTCGACGAAGTTCAGGCTGGTTTCTGCCGTACCGGCAAACAGTTCGCCTTCGAACACGCAGGCATTGAGCCAGATATCATTGTGATGTCTAAAGCTGTCGGCGGCGGTTTGCCACTGGCCGTTCTGGGTATCAAAAAACAATTCGACGCCTGGTCTCCGGGTCATCATACCGGTACATTCCGCGGCAACCAGCTGGCGATGGCGACCGGCCTGACCACGCTGAAAATTCTCAAAGAAGAGAAGATTGCCGAGAAAGTGGCGGCACAGGGCGAGTGGCTGAAAGGCAAACTGGCTGATATGCAGAAACGTTACCCGGTCATCGGTAACGTGCGCGGTCTGGGCTTAATGATTGGTATCGAGATCGTGAAACCAAACGAAGCGCAGGATCATATGGGTTGCTACCCGGCTGACGGCGATCTTTCCGCGCTGTTGCAGAAAAAATGCTTCGAAGCGGGTCTGATCCTCGAACGCGGTGGCCGCAACGGTTGCGTTCTGCGCCTGCTGCCATCCCTGCTGATCACCAATGATGAACTGGGTATTTTCCTGGATAAATTTGAACAGGCCCTGTTAGCGGCTGGCGTCAAACCTGTCTGA
- a CDS encoding MMPL family transporter — protein sequence MRPAKPPIRNAVILINKVDNNRRSGMVNDEAIITAAAHRARPIVLTACAAILGMLPISHQVFWGPMALAFIGGLFVATLVTLTVLPAAMSLVMAIGDKYKKSVSDINNC from the coding sequence ATCCGTCCTGCGAAACCGCCTATTCGCAATGCGGTTATTCTCATCAACAAGGTGGATAACAACCGTCGGTCAGGCATGGTGAACGACGAAGCCATTATCACCGCCGCCGCTCACCGTGCTCGCCCTATCGTCCTCACCGCCTGCGCCGCGATCCTCGGGATGCTCCCCATTTCCCATCAGGTATTTTGGGGGCCGATGGCCCTGGCGTTTATCGGCGGACTGTTTGTTGCCACGCTGGTTACGCTGACGGTGCTGCCTGCGGCAATGAGTCTGGTGATGGCTATCGGTGATAAATACAAGAAAAGCGTTAGTGACATTAATAACTGCTAA
- a CDS encoding DUF1240 domain-containing protein, producing the protein MSSGYKNVLYLSLLVTVFPILLFFLFRYCINDLILLFSGTGVVYYNWRVIPILSSAPFMIYLELLFISCFFTEDKKASPLLLKYMLHMTIIYCFVFFSSLIACPLINIGFAFSSYHSCPVGGAFSGVYYVKDKSKCFEITGVEAWGKINGPNANKLSE; encoded by the coding sequence ATGAGCTCTGGATATAAGAATGTATTATACTTGTCATTGTTGGTAACTGTTTTCCCTATATTGCTTTTCTTTCTTTTTCGTTATTGCATTAATGACTTAATATTGTTGTTTAGTGGTACTGGTGTTGTTTATTATAACTGGAGAGTGATTCCAATCTTATCTTCAGCTCCTTTCATGATTTACCTTGAACTGCTGTTTATAAGTTGTTTCTTTACTGAAGATAAGAAAGCCAGCCCACTGCTGTTGAAATACATGCTACATATGACAATTATTTATTGTTTCGTATTTTTCTCATCTTTAATAGCGTGCCCCTTGATCAACATCGGTTTTGCCTTTTCCTCCTATCATTCCTGCCCCGTCGGCGGTGCATTCTCGGGTGTTTATTATGTGAAAGATAAGAGTAAATGTTTTGAGATAACCGGCGTGGAAGCATGGGGTAAAATAAATGGCCCTAACGCGAATAAGCTTTCAGAATAA
- a CDS encoding DUF1240 domain-containing protein, with amino-acid sequence MRDKTKGICCLYVLVISLPFIIYFFGTVCSTDFLNLFSGSDVIYFNWRALPILTSIPMMIYFEILFISCFFSKDWKAHPAILKYMLHITAFTIFTFFPAVFAGPLINIGFAFSSYHSCPVGGAFSGVYYVKDKSKCFEITGVKAWGAEKIHKDNKTSELKHNE; translated from the coding sequence ATGCGAGACAAAACAAAAGGCATCTGTTGTTTGTATGTACTAGTAATATCCCTGCCGTTCATCATTTATTTTTTTGGCACTGTTTGTAGTACAGACTTCTTAAATTTATTCTCTGGCAGTGATGTTATTTATTTTAACTGGCGTGCACTCCCTATACTGACCAGCATACCCATGATGATCTATTTTGAGATTCTTTTCATCAGTTGTTTCTTTTCAAAGGACTGGAAGGCACATCCGGCTATACTTAAGTACATGCTTCATATTACTGCATTCACTATCTTTACCTTTTTCCCTGCTGTTTTCGCAGGGCCATTAATCAACATCGGTTTTGCCTTTTCCTCCTATCATTCCTGCCCCGTCGGCGGTGCATTCTCGGGTGTTTATTATGTGAAAGATAAGAGTAAATGTTTTGAGATAACCGGCGTGAAAGCATGGGGAGCAGAGAAAATCCATAAAGATAACAAAACTTCTGAGTTAAAACACAATGAATAA
- a CDS encoding DUF1240 domain-containing protein, producing the protein MNNSNKTNETLNSKKNIIARIIAVIIFPLPLPFLVALTLQDILKLLSLGDVIYFNWRSLPILTVMPLYLAYEFVFLSSFFTRNKKVDPSLIKYVDKIGMITCIIFFISVLLGPVINIAFAFSSYHSCPVGGAFSGVYYVKDKSKCFEITGVKPWGKSDSEKRN; encoded by the coding sequence ATGAATAATTCAAACAAAACAAATGAAACACTAAACTCTAAAAAAAATATCATAGCCAGAATAATCGCTGTTATTATTTTCCCGTTACCTTTGCCTTTTCTTGTTGCTTTGACATTACAAGATATCCTTAAACTCCTGTCATTAGGAGATGTAATCTATTTCAACTGGAGGAGTTTACCCATTTTGACTGTGATGCCATTATATTTAGCCTATGAATTTGTTTTTTTGAGTTCATTTTTCACCAGAAATAAAAAGGTAGATCCAAGCTTAATTAAATATGTAGATAAAATCGGAATGATTACCTGTATAATTTTCTTTATATCGGTATTACTAGGACCTGTCATAAACATCGCTTTTGCCTTTTCATCCTATCATTCCTGCCCCGTCGGCGGTGCATTCTCGGGTGTTTATTATGTGAAAGATAAGAGTAAATGTTTTGAAATAACCGGCGTGAAACCGTGGGGGAAAAGTGACAGTGAAAAACGGAACTGA
- a CDS encoding DUF1003 domain-containing protein, with translation MQPSKKFRIYKPLKGITHTFGEQWFALKAEAFARFFGTPAFLVGQTVIVAVWIYLNVSGMSKFDPYPFILLNLAFSLQAAYAAPLILLAQTRQAERDQAHALADAQHREDLDDAMAQRQTVAEQNSAQMLVLIQQNIELTSLTKQMAERIETLANQLASR, from the coding sequence GCATCACCCATACTTTCGGAGAACAATGGTTTGCGCTGAAAGCCGAAGCCTTCGCCCGTTTTTTCGGGACCCCGGCGTTTCTGGTGGGGCAAACGGTGATCGTGGCCGTGTGGATTTATCTCAACGTCTCCGGCATGTCTAAATTTGACCCCTATCCGTTTATCCTGCTGAATCTGGCCTTTAGCTTACAGGCCGCCTACGCTGCGCCGCTGATCCTCCTCGCCCAGACCCGCCAGGCCGAACGTGATCAGGCTCATGCGCTGGCAGATGCCCAGCACCGCGAAGACCTCGACGATGCCATGGCGCAGCGCCAGACCGTCGCCGAACAAAATTCCGCGCAGATGCTGGTTCTGATCCAGCAAAACATCGAACTCACCTCGCTGACCAAACAAATGGCCGAGCGCATTGAAACGCTGGCCAATCAGCTGGCGAGCCGGTAG